The nucleotide window TGTCCACCGACTAATAACGAGTCCCATTTTACTGAATCAAATCAGTTTAAATTGCAGTAGATTCTCTCCTTAAGCCATTTTCTTCTCGGGCGGCCATATTGTCGGCGAGAGTTTCTCTCGAAAATCGGCGCCACGGCGTTTATTTCTTCCCAAGTCCTTTTTTAATCAACTGCGGGTATAACTTTTGACTTTTCTCTTCGAAAATGAATGAAGCAGCAAACGGTGTACAGTAAATCTCCTgaaattgtccttcagcttgtaaacaaaaatgtgaAAAGGAGATTgtcagtaattataaaaacgatccgcaaggctcgaataatcgtatctcctcttccgaaattgttcattctgttgtttacaagctgagggacaatttgagagaatttactgtatctattAATATGTTGCGAACTGAACGCAGACAgttattattgttttatttaataaagaCGCGATTTCTTTAAGACTTTTAGTGAAGacgtgcgaaacatttttattcaCGTTAATAGGCGAACGCATGGATTGCATAATAAACATGAATCAAAAAAAGGATGCATACTGGATACAAGTCCGAGGCTTGGGTGAATGCGGCACGAGGGGTGTTCAGCAGTTAGGTATTTTGTATTACGTTGGCGGTTCATCGATGACGCCGTTGGGGCCGGAGCCCGCATATAATGACATGCCAACCGGTGTTGTGAGTGTCAATGGCAAAATATACATTAATttttcccagaaatgttcggaggtcagaattgaaaccggcagatctgagaatacgaagtcgcgattcttcgggcctcgcggttCCTTTTTTCTAGAAACTCGGgacagtcggcaaaaaaggcagcagtcagcatgccggtgtacattaatacgaATGCATAGTGATGCTAGAATAAAATCAATtacttaattttttatttctaattttttgtcataattcggaggcaattcggagaacacatgccacgattcgaagacaattcggaggccacatgacacgattcgacggtcacgtacctagtacagtaatctcttcctaattcgcgctcagattgcgcacaaaaatggacaatttgcgaagggaagatacgattattcgagcctcggtcTCGTTTTtagacgtagcaataaattacataggcgcaggactagaacagggaaattcacagcaacccgaaatttggcattacctggagaaattactgtactgtcCTGGGTTTCCTTCGACAGCGATGAAAGAGAAATGGTGTTCATCTCCTAATGTTTGAAAAAGGAAACGCATTAAGAGATGCATTTAGCTACTAGTTcacagcggatctttatgcgaatttCACTTTTGTGCTTGATTCAGTGAAAACTGAAGTAAACCAAAATGCTCTTTCGTTGATTAAAAGACTCTTTGTAATGGAGATGATACAAAATaggatacatttttatttatttgaattagATGCTTGTAtggagatccgcagtctagttaacGGATCAAAGTCGATCATTATGTACAGACATTAGATACGTTATGATCATTTACAACTTTcatagaatttaaaaaaaaaacgtacaTGAATAAAAATCTGATTCAGGCTGATTTGTGATTTCTATAATTGTTAGACGTACAACGGATTGGATGCAACGCGATGCAACACACGCGACACCAGTTCCGTGGTTTGCGTGAACCAATTGGAAAGCGTAGAGAACGTGGACCCGAAAATCATGAAAGTCGAGCCGGATGAGCGGCATGTGTTGGATTTCTGGACCTACAGTTACACCCGAACTGACAACAAGCAGCTCTTCGGCAACAGCAACGCGTTTCCACTTTATTTTAGTAATCATCGCTCCAACAGAATTCTTATTGTTTACTGGGATTCGTTCTTATGCTTaatcctttcttttttttttacttataACTTCGCTTTCGCTGGACATAGAAAGACAATTCGTTTGTTCTTCCAGGCACTCCTGTCGGGACTCAGTTGATCTCATTATTCAACGATATCTCGTTCGAGAGCCCGGCTTCGACGTTGCTCAGCGACCGACGAAGCTACAAAACTATCTGCAAAGACAATGTCCGCAGTACTTGCACGGAACCTTGCAGTTGCACACAAGTGATCAGCATACCTCTTGGCAGGACGGTGGAACTCGTGCTGTACGATAGATGTGAGCAATCCTTTCTCATTCGAatttgctttctttttttttattgatttagAGTATTTGCAATCGATGATCAATTTACAATGGAATCACCAGTACGTTTTTCTATTAGCTATTGAATTAATTTGTATCGATACTAGCAATTTCAGATTGAAAAGGGTACGACCCTTTAAATCTAATAAACAGATTCACTGAGTAAATCTAATATTATTGCAAATATAACGAAGATCACGTACAAGTCATTTTACTATAATGTACAATGATCTAATGTCCCCAAAAAGTCTCGCATTCAGGaaataggggattcctgaggtcatttgaagtaactttttcctcagcgaaaatgcaatccgcggctttgtttacgagttattaacgaaaaacagtgaccaatgagagacgagatcagctggcacgagacggccgagccaatgagcggaactgtgcTTCGCGCGCTCGCGTTGGTTGGACCACCTCGcgcaaccgagctcgcctctcattggccactgtttttcgttaataactcgtgaacaaagccgcggaatgcattttcgctaagaagaaagttacttcaaatgacctcagggactcctcatttccagattgcgaaacttttttgggacatcctgtatataaatTACTCGTTCCAATAAAATTGCGTATAAAATAATCGCAACCTTGACTaattaattaaaccttttagAATGCTAACAGCAAAAATGATTACTTTTCCGTTTACACAGCGAACTGTACTTTCTGTAAATTCTGTTACAGTCCCAGTTCCGGGTGTCCATCATCCGATCCACCTGCATGGTTACGAATTCAAAGTGATGACTATTGGGAACCTGACCGGCAGGGAGATAACACGGCAGGACATGGACAAAGTAATACAGGAGCACACGGAACGTCTTCGTCGGAGAGATTACAAGAACCCGCCTAGCAAAGACACTCTCAAAATTCCGCAGGGTGGATATGCCATCGTACGTTTCTGGACGAACAATCCAGGTAATGCGCGCGTTCCATCTACTGTAATCGCCTGACGAAATTTCTGAACGACTACTGCCGATCCACCGTAATTACtatactgcggatctttatgcatttatgacaaaaatgatttggTCGAATACAATGCAGTAGAAACATTTATGGAATTTAATAATACTGATGCGTTCTGTCCACCTCATAAACATGgctttcatagttgttgacaatcggtaacttcctcttcccaaattgtccatttttgtgtaccagctgagggtcaattagggaggatttTACTGTAAACCTCTATCTAGcttatgtacagtaaattctcctcaattttccttcagcttgtaaacaaaaatgcacaatttgggaagaggagacacgattattcgagcctcgcggctcatttttatagctgacgattgttaacaattacaaaaaacgacgcgcaaggttcgaataactatatttcctcttcccaaattgtccaattttgtttacaagctgtgaaggaaaattatggagaatttactgtattctgcAGTTaaagaagacaatttttatttcgcataaagattaaTAATTACTATAGTAATTACTTGTTATTAgtattagtaattattatacCGCTGATCTTTATGCAGAAGACGAATTTTCTGAATCGGTTGCAACGAGCACGTAATATTCTATTAATTGCTGTAGAAATGTACAATTTCTTAATTGTTCGTTCCCGATCGTGTTTGCTCGTTTCGAAAAGAAGATTTTCGTTTCGACCGCGCATCGATCGCCAATCGCGCGCGGTACTATTAATGATTATTATTCTGTTCTCCTGCAGGATGGTGGCTGATGCATTGTCATTTCACGTGGCATCATCTGACTGGTATGGAACTAGTGGTTCGCGTAGGCGAAGATATCGATCTTCCACAGGAACCGCCGGGTTTCCCGCAGTGCAGCAATTGGAAACCAGCGGTGGAACTGCTGAACGATTTCTACGCCGTCAGTCCTCATTGATCAGCGTACTCATTGTTGTTGCCTCCTCGCTGTACCTATCGATACATTTACACAATGTATGCAGATTACTGCGAGTCCGTCGTAATTCATCGTTTCGTGACATTATGCTGGCGGCAATAAAAGCAGGAAATATTTTCGTGTCTCTTTGATGGGTCTCCGACTTGTTGAAATGCTTCGAACGGGGATGCGACTTTTATTTGTCATTCGGTAACAGATGAGGTAGTTGTAGAATGTAGTTGAATTACAATTTAGTTGAATTACAGTGAAGTTGAAATACAATTTAGTTGAATTACAATGAAGTAGAAATACAATTTAGTTGAATTACAATGAAGTAGAAATACAATTTAGTTGAATTAGCAGTCGAATTAACTAAAAACTTCGAATTTTCTGTAATAACTGAATTACAACGTAGTTGAATTGtcacgtaattgaattacaatgcaaCTAAATTTCGAAATTCAATcacaatgtaatcgaattagCACAATTCAGATTACTAAATACGGTAATTTCTTCCAAATACGCGCTCAAATTgcgcccaaaaatggacaatttggtagctttgcggctagtttttataattaccgattgtcaacaactatgaaaacgagccgcaatgctcgaacaatcgtctcagctcttcccaaattgcccgtttttgtgcgcaatctgagcgcgaattagggagaaattactgtatcgatCTCTACGAATCGAAGTCTCTgtaaagaacaacaaggaatgTCTTCGTTTAAGAATAAGAATCTTTGTTTAAGAAATCACGAAGCATTGTTACAATGTGGGTGGATAAAGTATAAAACGAGCCGGGTGCATTCGGTGTGTACGGTTTATTTAATTTAGACAGTTCCTTTTATGGACGATGATTAAACAATGTCGGGGACGAAGTTCGAAGGGGAAAGTATAAAAATATCGGATATTCATGTTATAAATAACTTACGACAGCACGAGGTTCTATTGCTATGTAATAACTTATGGTTCAGTTATTTTCGAACACCATGTCTGGTTGCTTGTTGTTCCCGCAGGTGGGGAAATCTAGAGGAACGGGTATGAAACTCTCGGAATTTCCCACCTTCAATAAGAATTGCATACCAGGCCCGAATGTTCCAGGGGAGATCGCTGTACTTCGTGCTTCGACCAACCAGTACCCTGCAAAACAATTAACAATAAGCATTCGCAACAGTTTCATCGTAATGCAACGGTGGTTACTAAACTGCAGATTATTGTGCAACATAAAGATTGTCTGTATCAATTGCAATCACAAAAAATCGCATCTATatggtgtcccaggttttaatgtccaaactttgtcagtgtattctatggcacaaagtaagtaagaaaaaaatgttatgtaaacataggtcatacagagctttattaacacgttccgtgccgagctttttttactcgaatcttcacactttgatattttactaaaacttgatgtattacgtgcaattattaattctcgtacacataacaacgtaacacaaacttatcaacgcccattcttgcggtggaaattgattcttcggttctaaatttcttgtaaacaatttgttcagttcactaagtaaacatgcaagcgtgtaccatcgatggtacacgtggcacggaacgtgttaagaagttataacaaaacttcagaataggaatagtaatcaacttgctgttactgtgcgagcattggcttgaatagatcagcacatgccgtgcgtttatgtaagctgtgtttattaatacatttcgaaatgtttaccgttgttgacaatacatgattgacatcgatcgaagatcgaacttatgaccgtgcgaatttcgtttctattctctttcatttcattgaacgaatttttgttataacttcttaataaagctctatatgacatttttttcttactttgtgccatagaatatactgacaaagtttgaacattaaaacctgggacaccctgtataatttgaGCGTGTCGTTACCTAAATTATCGCTAAAAAAGCGAAGTATAGCGAAACCCTTGTTAGGCACAACGAAAGCGTCCTTTTTTGGTGGATCTACTAAATTCCGTTCGATCCTCCCCTCATAATCTAAACGCATAATCTCATCTTTGGTAACCGGCTGTTGGAAATTGCCCCTTCCTACAATACTTGCGTGGTAACCGTGCATATGGAACGTGTGCGACGTGTTTCCGCCGAAACCTGAAACAGAATCATCGTGTCAATAACAATTTTTGCTTtcataacataatataaaaattatgtacaatgTAACATATTCTTTATAACATAGATGTAATATTCTATATAACATGTGCGTCTTCTAAGATGTTCAGAAGAAAAATGTTCAGAGCGATAAAATAATTTCTCGAGGATTCTCACCTTGatctataaatataatttcGATAGTCTTTTTGGGAGCAATCTCGATCGTCTGAACGCACTCGCAGAACAACGGTGTATCGACTGTGCATTGTTTCGAGCGCGTTTCGACGGTGCAAATTGCCTCTTCCGGTGTGTTCTCCGGCTGCGATAACAGCGGAGATGTCGGATATTTGAATGTCATGTCATTGATCTGCGCGATCTTCGCTCCGTCCTGTTTCGTACCTGCAATTACCAATTTATTAACCACTTGACATACGAATAAAATGTGCATCGACGCGTCCGaagaatactatttaatttggctcaacTGGACACTCATGTACAAGCTCAGAAACAGGGCCTTTTCTTTTTAAAGTTACATTGCTATATAACATTCAATAGGGTTGAAGTATAGTGTTAGTGTACAACAATTaagtaatagtataaaataataatttaataattttgtaatgtgTGATACATCTCAAAGCATTTAGTAATATGTAGCGGAACGAGGCATATTTTACACTGCCAAGTTGTTTCACTTCTTATATTATGTTTTACGCAAACATGGCATCTTTTTGCAGGATGTTGCTTTTTATTTGTCGCGGGTATATGTTCAGGAAAATGTGCCCAATATTTTGCTTGTAACCGAGTTGGGCATTTACTTTGCGACCGTCTGCCGCGTGTCGGATAGTCCAGCAGGGACAAATTACAAAGCATGTCTTCAGcaatattcaatcgaaaattcacaatcgATTGCTTTTGTGAAGTAGGCAATTTGGAATATAAAACATAAGCATTATAAATAGCTACatcaaacatataaaaaaatatttttttatatccttTTGCACACTTTCTCATGAGGGGGAAACATGCAAGAGATTGGTCCTGCTTGTCTACACCTCCCATTCCACGATTATACTCCAGAACACAGGTCGGTTTTATTTGTCGATGTAATTTTGTTTATCGGTACTGTTAGGAGGGGGAAAGCATCTCCAACAGTCTAAACAAAACAGCATTAATGCACGACCGAAACAATTAAAGAATCTAATAATGAAATGCACGGCGTTCGCCGAATTCAGTTCTTGACGTCTTGGAGACGTCAAAGTCTACAATGGCACATGAAGTAAATGACGTCTCCCAGacgtcattgtatgtcaagTGGTTAATATACATTCGAATCTTTTTTTAACAATAAAACTTTCCAACACGAACTGGCAAACATGTGATGCTTCTCTTTTCAACGACAcggttgaatttatttaaatatgttGATATGTGAAAACGACAAcgctgaatttatttaaatgtgTTGATTTATGAAAACGACAAcgctgaatttatttaaatgtgTTGATTTACGAAAACGACAAcgctgaatttatttaaatgtgTTGATTTATGAAAACGACAACGccgaatttatttaaacctATCCTCATGCTTACTAATAGCTGcgctcgaataaaaaaatatattcaataatcTCCTACGAAAGAGTctttataatatcaataatctCTTCAAATAGAAAATGTGAAACCAGTCGTTTCGACTGGCACGGTAGGTTATAGTGTTAATTGATGAATTTCAGCGATGAGTTTCAGCGAATCAAGTTCGAATGAAAgaattacaataatttctccctaattcgcgcttagattgctagcaaaaatggacaatttggagagagcagatacgattattcgagccttgttgacgatcggtataAAAACTAACTATAAAAACCataaaaaataatcgtatcacctcttcccaaatagcctatttttgtgcgaaatctgagcgcgaattagggagaaattaccgtattttTAGGCTTACTCAAGTAGGTGGGGTAGTACGGGCATCCGTAAACGTTGTATCTGTTGTCAGTCATCTCATCCGTGATCGAGGGGTAGCTGTTGACGTCGAAGGGAACGTAAACGACCTGATAGACCTCGTTGTCAGTCAACATCCTCGTCGGCCCCTTCAAGTCCAATGCGCAAATGGTCCCACCGCCTTCGGCACAATTGTAGCCGTTTTTTGCCGTGTCCTCGTCATCGGTTCCAAATGGTTCTTGGTCGCTCGTTGCCACGGAATCCGGCCTCGCGTTATTATAAAGAACATAAGCCTCCTGTCGAAGGTTCTGACAATCCTGAAGACCCTTCATGTCGACGAGGTACTTTCCTGGTGATTGATCCGCCGCGACGAGTGCGTCAAATCGCTCGCCTGAAATTGAATTCGATCGAACAATAAAACAGATCGTACAGCGAAGAGTGTTCTCTGCGATTTTATCGTGTTCGATTAAATTCTTATTGGAAGCCATGGATTATTACGATTTTATTTAACCTTACCAAGcgattgaaattattttagGCGAAAGAATGACGTCTATCATATTATGCATCGGCTTGTATAAGTTTGAAATAAACGAAACAACAGCTAAAAATAATTTGCGGAACAGAAAGAGGGAACTCGGTCATCGACTTCGCACAAAGCTAATGTTAGGAATTGTAATTAATGTTATCTTTTACagttattgtataattatatgttTCCCAACGTTTCCGTAGATTTTCAAGACCGCCAATTATCGGCGAGTTGTGGAATAATAACGATGTTGGAACCGGGCGTAATTTACACATTATCAACGAAACGGGAAAGAATTAGATTGGAAGAAGTTATTTACGACTTTATTATAACGTAGTTCCATTTTCTTCCATTACCTTTATTTTTGGTTTCATCGTATTTCTTAATTGTCAACGTTTACAACAGTTACACCGTAATTTTGTCGATCTCGATCCCGAAACTCGACCCGGAAATTTCGTTTCCGATGGTGCTCCGAACGAGATCGTTATGGTTCGTACAAAAAGATCCGTCGTTCGATCGATCGGGTGGCACACGCATACGATACTGTGATTTTTGATTTCTTTGTTTTTTGCGTTTGTAACGTTTGTAACGAGAAGCTTCGTCGTCCGCTGACAAAAGTTACGAAGCAAAGCAATCCTCGCGAACGTCAGCGTCGCGTGTGTTCCTGCACGCGCGTGAAAATGCACGCGGTTCCCGCGTACTCGATCGCGCGCACAACGAAGAAAAATATCTCTCGGTTCGAATGCTTCGTTTCTTAGCTTTTGCCGGGGCAGCGCGCCTAACAGTTGCGAGAGGATTCGAAAGAAAATCGGGCAGGGGAAATGATACACCTGTAAATGCCGGTCCACGGACCAATTTCAACTTTAATGGAAATGAAAGTAAACTTAGGGGATTGAGTATTTTATGTGGAAAAAAAGAATAATGGTTAAAGTATACATCTTACGATCGATAATTGGACGGCGGACGTTCATGCGAATCTAAGATCGGTGAAAATCCGTAATTCGTGCTACTATTGGACTTTCGGcggcgcagagagagagagagagagagagagagagaaaaaagaagatTCTTAAACGAACCGTGATCGCGGAATCTCGCGAGATAATTACGATCGGCCGATCTGCGAGCGATTCCCGGTGCTCTTTCACGGTTTCGATTTGGATCGTGAATTCGCGCGATCGTCCGCGGTCGATTAATAACTGCAAGCGAGGACCTCCGAAACGGATCGCcgttaatacaaaaatataaaactaTCGCAGAATCAGGAACAACGATGAATAACATCATAAAGACATGCACCGGAGATTGTTAAATCATGCGCTACATAACTATTCGAAAAGGCGGGGAAGACCCTAGAAACGGTCGCGACCTGTAACCACGACACACAGTCTTTCGCCGAACCGAAACAGACAACGGATAATCTGGACCAAGACCTTTCTCTTCGTCTCTCACGGAGggaattcatttttgtttttcttcttcatcCGATAAAAAATAGTTCGCTATTTATACGGCTCGCTACGCTTACTATTTAAAGCCCTGAAACAATACCAATGAACAATACTTATCGACTATTCGGTGTCGCAGAAAGTATCGCGCGGAACGTCCAAATCCGAGTTCCGGGTTCACTCGAATCGTAAACTAACGAATTACCAGGAGCAACCGAACCGAATACTTAAAGTTCATTTCAGAGATCGCcaagcttcttcttcttctttcacgCGTGCACGATCGTTCTACGGTGTCGGACGGCGCTTCGTAAAAAAACGCGACATGACGAATGAAACGCAATTTGTCGATATAAAGCATGGAACATAATGATCGAACCATTTAGTCTATAGTGTTCGATGCAACTATTATAGGTCGAGTCGTAAATAACTTTCGATGCAGCTGGGTA belongs to Megalopta genalis isolate 19385.01 chromosome 1, iyMegGena1_principal, whole genome shotgun sequence and includes:
- the LOC117229341 gene encoding uncharacterized protein LOC117229341; its protein translation is MASLQSSRSLSCGKLLSLLVIFLIHFDLSHCLDRGHYWVNESAFSTPYRCRRPCTVGQKPLICYYKFHLEFYTTMGPACNRTGQESQCIMADGVEKGILPINRQFPGPEINVCKGDMVVVDVENEALGTEATIHWHGIHQNGYQYYDGVPYITQCPIPSSSTFRYQFLCNNAGTHFYHSHVMTYMLDGQQGDLIVRDPEDPHRHLYDFRREYVMHLSDWMHHLSAERFPGYYTNRQTAGQKAANILINGRGRWTDRKTNQTTPVLWELFYVEEGKRYRFRIVNSFSTVCPAEVAFHNHKCTVIAVDGTNVKPKEVDKVVILTGERMDCIINMNQKKDAYWIQVRGLGECGTRGVQQLGILYYVGGSSMTPLGPEPAYNDMPTGVTYNGLDATRCNTRDTSSVVCVNQLESVENVDPKIMKVEPDERHVLDFWTYSYTRTDNKQLFGNSNAFPLYFSTPVGTQLISLFNDISFESPASTLLSDRRSYKTICKDNVRSTCTEPCSCTQVISIPLGRTVELVLYDRFPVPGVHHPIHLHGYEFKVMTIGNLTGREITRQDMDKVIQEHTERLRRRDYKNPPSKDTLKIPQGGYAIVRFWTNNPGWWLMHCHFTWHHLTGMELVVRVGEDIDLPQEPPGFPQCSNWKPAVELLNDFYAVSPH
- the LOC117229336 gene encoding uncharacterized protein LOC117229336, which codes for MPRCDLLVVILAVLVSSGTSTSQTRDDDHHECLRPCANEASSKKLCRYEFFVSELPAVTSNSNRSESESMIPKNSFLRINGKSPGPRIEVCAGDTIEVLLYNRLGSQELSFHWHGLRQKGSSHMDGVSMVTQCSILPFGGFRYKLKSESAGTFLYYAHLVSQQGDGVYGSLTVRGPQDDPSLERILLLSSRPPTPLSRYLHLHPPTPSELLLNGQSNGVVIKVDHGGRYLLRVINANAYNCPVRLSISGHNFRVVAADGNRVQPVTGKHIVLFPGERFDALVAADQSPGKYLVDMKGLQDCQNLRQEAYVLYNNARPDSVATSDQEPFGTDDEDTAKNGYNCAEGGGTICALDLKGPTRMLTDNEVYQVVYVPFDVNSYPSITDEMTDNRYNVYGCPYYPTYLSTKQDGAKIAQINDMTFKYPTSPLLSQPENTPEEAICTVETRSKQCTVDTPLFCECVQTIEIAPKKTIEIIFIDQGFGGNTSHTFHMHGYHASIVGRGNFQQPVTKDEIMRLDYEGRIERNLVDPPKKDAFVVPNKGFAILRFFSDNLGYWLVEARSTAISPGTFGPGMQFLLKVGNSESFIPVPLDFPTCGNNKQPDMVFENN